In Arthrobacter sp. PAMC25284, a single genomic region encodes these proteins:
- the brxC gene encoding BREX system P-loop protein BrxC — MTTINEIFTKPINRAIEGVIKADDTSHLATEVEEYVLTNEAAKGLEHVLEAYTNYTNANGVWISGFFGSGKSHLLKMLAHLLGDVDSHDYPRAKVSEQFRGKADDAFLPALIEKADRIAAKSLLFNIDQKATLISKDQNDALLKVFVKIFDESRGYYGNQGHIARFERDLDTRGQFDDFKAAFERIAGILWTQGREQAALEAGHIDMAFAEVNGTESPGIIRQYSTSYSVSIEDFAGDVAAWLDQQPDGFRLNFFVDEVGQFIGTNTHLMLNLQTIAESLATKCKGRAWIFVTSQEDMEKVGGDRTKSQANDFSKIQARFKNRLKLTSQDVEEVIRKRLLDKTKAAKTDVAAIYATEHANFKTLFDFVEGRHYPNYRDEAHFVGAYPFVSYQFPLFQSAIEGISDHNIFEGRNSSVGERSMLGVVQEVARTLTDKPLGQLASFDQMFEGIRASLKSANQRAINDAERSPSLPPLAIRLLKALFLVKYVDTFKATPRNLTVLVYDRFGTDLTQLGKDVNEALAALEAQTYIQRNGDIYDYLTNEEQKIEQEIKNVDIDSSEVSKKLSDLLTGSVIKATKVVYGKNGQNFPVGFKLDGQAMSKQHELALHFTSPETEFSLEQIKAHSAGRDELCVVLPSETDRILADLRLLLKTEKYVKRAQGASRTPIEQTILQTKGTQNAEREKEIVERLRTAVGRSTLIHNAGILDVTSTDAVTRINDGFQKVIAATYTNLTLLGGMSFNEQQLSTFVNPPEGGLFGETASILAVPGDDVLAHLEMSGKRHVQVTMKHLIEKYTAKPYGWDQWSVAAVVGYLAGGSKIEIQLNGKVLARTEITPALRNTQSYPNMVIALQRVFDAKVVNAFRKFVIEFTDDGAITKDPLELARAGKEHLDAKLAELEALRTGSRYPFIDQLDEALRMLAELCSNKAEWFVTDFAGADALLEAKDNVIDPIKAFLHGAQRGIYDTAAAFMQANQSNIAYLPASTTDAITFALDDPQVFRGSKTTQLGVAVKALQDQLGDLIEEQRAAATADIKARWDQVPASQAYRDATEAAQHAVTRTARDVLDRVQHETQIPAIKNLASQFADSIYPQILDELDAARVFPVSEPVPGSDASSELTPVAAPVKQSVSITKLVLPGAGQVLETEADVDGYLNQLRTTLLATISDNKRITL; from the coding sequence GTGACCACGATCAACGAAATCTTCACCAAGCCGATCAACCGGGCCATCGAGGGGGTCATCAAGGCTGATGACACCTCACACCTCGCCACCGAGGTCGAGGAGTACGTCCTCACGAACGAGGCCGCCAAGGGCCTCGAACACGTACTGGAGGCCTACACAAACTACACGAACGCCAACGGTGTCTGGATCTCCGGCTTCTTCGGCTCCGGTAAGTCACACCTGCTGAAGATGCTCGCGCATCTGCTCGGCGACGTCGACAGCCACGACTACCCTCGTGCGAAGGTCTCTGAGCAATTCCGTGGCAAGGCCGACGACGCGTTCTTGCCTGCGCTGATCGAAAAGGCTGACCGCATTGCCGCGAAGAGCCTGCTGTTCAACATCGACCAGAAAGCCACGCTGATCTCGAAGGATCAGAACGACGCTCTCCTCAAGGTGTTCGTGAAAATCTTCGATGAGTCCCGCGGTTACTACGGCAACCAGGGCCACATAGCCCGGTTTGAACGCGACCTCGACACCCGCGGACAGTTCGACGATTTCAAGGCTGCGTTCGAACGGATCGCCGGCATCCTCTGGACCCAGGGACGCGAGCAGGCTGCGCTCGAAGCCGGGCACATCGACATGGCCTTCGCTGAAGTCAACGGCACCGAGAGTCCCGGCATCATCCGCCAATACAGCACCAGCTATTCGGTCTCGATCGAGGACTTCGCCGGCGACGTCGCGGCCTGGCTGGACCAGCAACCCGACGGGTTCCGCCTGAACTTTTTCGTCGATGAGGTCGGCCAGTTCATCGGCACGAACACCCATCTGATGCTGAACCTCCAAACCATCGCCGAATCCCTGGCCACCAAGTGCAAGGGGAGGGCGTGGATCTTCGTCACCTCCCAGGAAGACATGGAGAAGGTCGGCGGTGACCGCACGAAGTCGCAGGCCAACGACTTTTCCAAGATTCAGGCCCGTTTCAAGAACCGGCTCAAACTCACCAGCCAGGACGTTGAAGAGGTCATTCGCAAACGTCTGCTCGACAAAACAAAGGCTGCGAAAACCGATGTAGCGGCCATCTACGCGACTGAGCACGCGAACTTCAAGACCCTCTTCGACTTCGTCGAGGGCCGCCACTACCCGAACTACCGTGACGAAGCCCATTTCGTCGGCGCGTACCCCTTCGTGAGCTACCAGTTCCCCCTGTTCCAGTCCGCGATCGAGGGCATCAGCGACCACAACATCTTTGAGGGGCGCAACAGCTCGGTCGGTGAGCGTTCCATGCTCGGTGTCGTCCAGGAAGTTGCCCGCACGCTGACCGACAAACCTCTCGGCCAGCTCGCCTCGTTCGACCAGATGTTTGAAGGCATCCGGGCCTCGCTGAAATCCGCGAACCAGCGCGCAATCAACGACGCGGAACGCAGCCCGTCGCTGCCGCCGCTCGCGATTCGCCTCCTCAAAGCCCTCTTCCTGGTCAAGTACGTGGATACCTTTAAGGCGACGCCGCGCAACCTCACCGTGCTGGTCTACGACCGTTTCGGCACCGACCTGACGCAGCTCGGCAAGGACGTCAACGAGGCCCTCGCCGCGCTGGAAGCGCAGACCTATATCCAGCGCAATGGCGACATCTACGACTACCTCACAAACGAAGAGCAGAAGATCGAGCAGGAGATCAAGAACGTCGACATCGACAGTTCCGAGGTCTCCAAGAAGCTCTCCGACCTGCTCACCGGCTCGGTCATCAAGGCGACCAAGGTCGTCTACGGCAAGAACGGCCAGAACTTCCCAGTCGGGTTCAAACTCGACGGGCAGGCGATGAGCAAGCAGCATGAGCTCGCCCTGCACTTCACCAGCCCCGAGACCGAATTCAGCCTGGAGCAGATCAAAGCCCACAGCGCCGGCCGCGATGAGCTGTGCGTTGTGCTGCCGTCAGAGACTGACCGGATCCTCGCCGACCTGCGGCTCCTGCTTAAAACCGAGAAGTACGTCAAGCGCGCCCAAGGAGCCAGCCGTACCCCGATCGAGCAGACAATCCTGCAAACCAAGGGCACACAGAACGCGGAGAGAGAAAAGGAGATAGTCGAACGCCTCCGCACCGCGGTCGGCCGCTCGACCCTGATTCACAACGCAGGCATCCTTGATGTCACTTCGACTGACGCGGTGACTCGCATAAACGACGGCTTCCAGAAGGTCATCGCGGCGACCTACACGAATCTCACCCTGCTGGGCGGCATGAGCTTCAATGAGCAGCAGCTGTCCACGTTCGTAAACCCGCCCGAGGGTGGCCTGTTCGGGGAGACCGCCAGCATCCTGGCAGTGCCCGGTGATGATGTCCTCGCGCATCTGGAGATGAGCGGTAAGCGCCACGTGCAGGTGACGATGAAGCATCTCATCGAAAAGTACACGGCCAAACCGTACGGCTGGGACCAGTGGTCGGTTGCGGCTGTGGTGGGCTACCTCGCCGGTGGATCAAAGATCGAGATCCAGCTCAACGGCAAGGTGCTCGCGCGCACCGAGATAACTCCGGCGCTGCGCAACACTCAGAGCTACCCGAACATGGTCATCGCCCTCCAGCGGGTATTCGACGCGAAGGTGGTAAATGCATTCCGGAAATTCGTCATCGAGTTCACCGACGACGGCGCGATCACCAAGGATCCGCTGGAGCTTGCACGCGCCGGCAAGGAGCATCTCGACGCGAAACTTGCCGAACTGGAAGCTCTCCGCACCGGATCCCGGTACCCGTTCATCGACCAGCTCGACGAGGCGCTCCGGATGCTCGCCGAACTGTGCAGCAACAAGGCCGAGTGGTTCGTCACCGACTTTGCCGGCGCCGACGCTCTTCTCGAGGCGAAAGACAATGTGATCGACCCGATCAAGGCGTTCCTGCACGGTGCCCAGCGCGGCATCTACGACACCGCCGCGGCGTTCATGCAAGCGAATCAGTCCAACATCGCCTACCTGCCTGCCAGCACCACGGACGCGATTACGTTCGCTCTAGACGACCCGCAGGTCTTCCGGGGCAGCAAGACTACCCAGTTGGGCGTTGCGGTCAAGGCCTTGCAGGACCAGCTCGGCGACCTGATTGAAGAGCAGCGCGCTGCCGCCACGGCGGACATCAAGGCACGCTGGGATCAGGTGCCCGCCAGCCAGGCATACAGGGACGCGACGGAGGCCGCACAGCATGCGGTGACACGCACGGCCCGGGACGTGCTCGACCGAGTCCAGCACGAAACTCAGATCCCCGCGATCAAGAATCTCGCCTCTCAGTTCGCAGACTCGATCTACCCGCAGATACTCGATGAGCTGGACGCGGCACGAGTTTTCCCGGTGTCGGAGCCGGTTCCCGGATCCGACGCGAGTTCTGAGCTGACACCGGTGGCCGCCCCGGTCAAGCAAAGCGTCTCGATCACGAAACTTGTGCTGCCCGGCGCAGGGCAGGTGCTCGAAACAGAGGCCGACGTCGACGGCTACCTCAATCAGCTCCGCACAACGCTGCTCGCGACCATCAGTGACAACAAGCGCATCACGCTCTAG